Proteins encoded together in one Alteribacter keqinensis window:
- a CDS encoding vWA domain-containing protein has translation MKYRFLAAGLIVLLSACSSDADQEVVEDGATEEENTAVEEEESDEANQEEAAAEGEANEPEEPEYYEIEDLSRELTDIEEKLMRMPGPYHGDDFDADAVMEELSHIDENTSEDEAFQAILNLIHEPYYEDVEQVIAFNPEIEVDSETPEEEAPEDELPSTSHFSILLDASGSMNARNQSGTRMDEAKEAIEAFVGTLPENSTTSLRVYGHEGDNTNAGKELSCSSTETIYHGETDADALSEVLDDVDAVGWTPIAQAIEDSQEDIPEDATDVIVYIVSDGIETCGGDPVKAAEELVDQDIEPIINIIGFQVEDDDYQSLIDVAEAGNGEFTFVDSKQELEDYWEEEYRRMMDAWDEWKRAAMDEVNERSAELKDQANELKDSIMDKSEGEFANAQVIIDRLVQEEQIESSVRRDLWSGFYNRKNDIWSYGYNTGVVNWSNAYNEGIDRWREVYHLGNEKWSEYYNK, from the coding sequence ATGAAGTATCGTTTTTTAGCCGCGGGACTGATAGTGCTGTTAAGTGCCTGCTCATCAGACGCGGATCAGGAAGTCGTGGAGGATGGAGCAACAGAGGAAGAAAATACGGCTGTTGAAGAAGAAGAGAGCGATGAGGCCAATCAGGAAGAAGCTGCCGCTGAAGGAGAGGCGAATGAACCTGAAGAGCCGGAGTATTATGAAATCGAAGACTTGTCCCGGGAACTGACGGATATTGAAGAAAAATTGATGAGAATGCCGGGCCCTTACCACGGTGATGATTTTGATGCTGACGCTGTAATGGAGGAGCTTTCTCACATCGATGAAAACACGAGCGAGGATGAGGCATTCCAAGCGATTTTGAACCTCATTCACGAGCCTTATTATGAAGACGTGGAACAGGTTATTGCTTTTAACCCGGAAATTGAAGTCGATTCTGAAACACCGGAAGAAGAGGCACCGGAGGATGAACTTCCTTCAACGTCCCATTTCTCCATTCTGCTTGATGCAAGTGGAAGTATGAACGCCAGAAACCAGAGCGGGACGCGGATGGATGAAGCAAAAGAAGCAATTGAAGCTTTTGTCGGAACACTGCCTGAAAACAGCACCACATCCCTACGTGTTTACGGACATGAAGGTGACAACACCAATGCGGGTAAAGAACTGTCCTGCAGTTCCACAGAAACGATTTATCATGGAGAGACCGATGCAGATGCATTGAGTGAGGTCCTTGATGATGTGGATGCAGTAGGGTGGACGCCGATTGCACAGGCGATTGAAGATTCCCAGGAAGATATACCGGAAGATGCAACCGACGTTATTGTCTATATCGTAAGTGACGGGATTGAAACATGCGGAGGTGATCCTGTAAAAGCTGCGGAGGAACTGGTCGATCAGGATATTGAGCCAATCATAAATATCATTGGTTTTCAGGTGGAAGACGATGATTACCAGAGTCTGATTGATGTAGCGGAAGCAGGGAACGGCGAGTTCACGTTCGTAGATTCCAAGCAGGAACTCGAAGACTATTGGGAAGAAGAATACCGCAGAATGATGGATGCCTGGGATGAGTGGAAGCGAGCAGCCATGGACGAAGTAAATGAACGTAGTGCCGAGCTTAAAGACCAGGCAAATGAGTTGAAAGACTCCATTATGGATAAGTCCGAGGGTGAATTTGCCAATGCACAGGTCATTATTGACAGGCTCGTTCAAGAAGAGCAGATTGAATCCTCGGTACGAAGAGACCTGTGGAGCGGATTTTACAACCGCAAAAATGATATTTGGAGCTACGGTTACAATACCGGAGTTGTAAACTGGTCGAATGCCTACAATGAAGGGATCGACAGATGGAGAGAAGTCTATCACCTCGGAAATGAAAAGTGGTCGGAGTACTATAACAAGTAA
- the trhA gene encoding PAQR family membrane homeostasis protein TrhA, whose translation MQQTHTFTKREEIANAITHGIGAAFGVAALTLLIVFASMYGTASHVISFTIYGVTLLLMYVCSTLLHSLRQGRAKNVFEILDHSAIYLFIAGTYTPLMVIVVDGATGWILLSVVWAMAAVGIVFKVFFVKRFIFLSTLFYIAMGWMIVFVLKPIATTVEMGGIVLLVTGGVLYTVGTLFYIWRKFQYHHAVWHLFVLAASVTHFLSILLYVTPV comes from the coding sequence ATGCAACAGACCCACACATTTACGAAACGGGAAGAAATTGCTAACGCCATTACCCATGGCATCGGAGCGGCATTTGGCGTGGCTGCTCTGACACTGCTCATTGTTTTCGCCAGTATGTACGGAACTGCCTCTCACGTGATCAGCTTTACGATTTACGGCGTGACCCTGCTGCTCATGTACGTTTGTTCCACTCTCTTGCACAGCCTCAGACAGGGCAGGGCGAAAAATGTGTTCGAAATTCTTGACCATTCGGCGATCTATCTGTTTATCGCCGGAACGTACACACCGTTAATGGTCATCGTTGTGGACGGTGCAACAGGCTGGATTCTGTTGTCTGTTGTATGGGCAATGGCAGCGGTCGGTATCGTATTTAAAGTCTTCTTTGTGAAGCGGTTTATTTTTTTATCAACCCTCTTTTACATTGCGATGGGCTGGATGATTGTGTTTGTTTTAAAGCCGATTGCAACAACAGTCGAAATGGGAGGTATTGTTCTTCTCGTCACAGGTGGTGTTCTGTACACTGTAGGCACACTTTTTTACATCTGGCGAAAGTTTCAGTACCACCACGCTGTATGGCATCTTTTTGTTCTGGCAGCTTCGGTGACCCATTTTCTCTCCATTCTCCTGTATGTAACGCCTGTATAA
- a CDS encoding GntR family transcriptional regulator, translating into MRKSFDDKKPIFLQIKDRITDQIVNDQLKEHDQIPSTNQLVQFYKVNHITVSKGINLLVDEEIVYKKRGVGMFVAEGAKERLIEQRKRAFADDFVLPMIEEAKKLRLSDEDITHLIQDLKGRDRNDH; encoded by the coding sequence TTGCGGAAGTCATTTGATGATAAAAAGCCGATTTTTTTACAGATCAAGGACCGGATAACGGACCAAATTGTTAATGATCAATTGAAAGAGCACGACCAGATTCCTTCGACGAACCAGCTGGTTCAGTTTTACAAGGTCAACCATATTACGGTTTCAAAGGGGATTAACCTCCTGGTGGACGAAGAAATTGTATACAAAAAGAGAGGTGTAGGGATGTTTGTAGCAGAAGGAGCGAAAGAAAGGCTCATAGAGCAGCGAAAAAGAGCATTTGCAGATGATTTTGTTCTTCCTATGATTGAGGAAGCAAAAAAGCTTCGTCTGTCTGATGAAGATATAACACATTTAATCCAAGATTTAAAAGGACGTGATCGTAATGACCATTAA
- the katG gene encoding catalase/peroxidase HPI has translation MDNENVGKCPFTGEGGSGKSSRGTSNKDWWPNQLELNVLHQHDTKTNPLGEDFNYAEEFKKIDYEGLKKDLLNLMTDSQDWWPADYGHYGPFFIRMSWHAAGTYRMADGRGGGGSGSQRFAPLNSWPDNGNLDKARRLLWPIKQKYGNKLSWADLLVFAGNVAIESMGGKTIGFGGGREDIWHPEEDVNWGPEEEWLGNNRYSGERDLENPLAAVQMGLIYVNPEGPDGEPDPCKSAYDIRDTFKRMGMNDEETVALTAGGHTFGKAHGAGDPEEHVSEEPEGSLVEHQGFGWKSTHETGHGAFTITSGIEGAWTPTPTKWDMSYFDLLFGYEWELTKSPAGAYQWEPVNPDEEHLAPDAHDASKKVKTMMTTADMAMREDPEYNKISRRFYENPDEFADAFARAWFKLLHRDMGPRDRYLGPEVPEEEFIWQDPVPKVDYTLSDSEIEELKGKILETGLSVSELVKTAWASASTFRNSDKRGGANGARIRLEPQKDWDANEPEQLSKVLSAFEDLQKDLDKNVSLADLIVLGGSAAVEKAARDAGFDVTVPFTPGRGDAEQEQTDVENFEVLEPPADAFRNYQKKEYSIKPEDLMVDKAQLLDLTATEMTVLIGGMRVLGANHSGTEHGVFTDRVGTLTNDFFVNLLDMGLEWKPVDGGIYEGRDRKTGEVKRTATRVDLVFGSHSILRAYAEVYAQDDSQEKFVNDFIAAWVKVMNADRFDLK, from the coding sequence ATGGACAATGAAAACGTTGGCAAGTGCCCGTTTACGGGTGAAGGTGGTTCTGGTAAATCTTCCAGAGGGACATCAAACAAAGACTGGTGGCCAAACCAGCTTGAATTGAATGTTCTTCATCAGCATGACACGAAGACGAATCCACTGGGAGAAGATTTTAATTATGCAGAAGAATTTAAAAAAATTGATTATGAAGGCTTGAAGAAGGACCTTCTTAATCTTATGACAGATAGTCAGGATTGGTGGCCTGCGGACTACGGTCATTATGGCCCGTTCTTTATTCGTATGTCCTGGCATGCGGCAGGTACATACCGTATGGCAGACGGCCGCGGTGGCGGGGGAAGCGGTTCACAGCGCTTTGCTCCTCTTAACAGCTGGCCGGACAACGGGAACCTGGACAAAGCACGCCGCCTCCTTTGGCCGATAAAACAAAAATATGGAAACAAGCTTTCATGGGCAGATCTCCTCGTTTTCGCAGGAAATGTGGCGATTGAATCCATGGGTGGAAAGACCATTGGATTTGGGGGAGGCCGGGAAGATATCTGGCATCCTGAGGAAGACGTAAACTGGGGTCCTGAAGAAGAATGGCTCGGGAATAACCGATACTCCGGTGAGCGTGACCTGGAGAATCCTCTTGCTGCTGTACAAATGGGCTTAATTTATGTAAATCCGGAAGGGCCGGACGGGGAACCGGATCCTTGTAAAAGTGCCTACGACATCCGCGATACGTTTAAGCGTATGGGAATGAACGACGAAGAAACCGTGGCACTCACTGCCGGCGGTCATACATTTGGTAAGGCTCATGGCGCAGGAGACCCGGAAGAGCATGTATCTGAAGAACCGGAAGGCTCACTTGTTGAACACCAGGGCTTCGGGTGGAAAAGCACCCACGAAACAGGTCATGGTGCGTTTACAATCACAAGCGGAATTGAAGGAGCATGGACACCGACGCCTACGAAATGGGATATGAGCTACTTTGATCTTTTGTTCGGATACGAGTGGGAGCTCACTAAGAGCCCGGCCGGTGCGTATCAGTGGGAGCCTGTGAATCCGGACGAGGAACATCTGGCACCTGATGCACACGATGCGTCTAAAAAGGTGAAGACAATGATGACGACAGCGGACATGGCAATGCGTGAAGATCCGGAATACAATAAGATCTCCCGACGTTTCTACGAAAATCCGGACGAGTTCGCTGATGCCTTTGCCCGTGCGTGGTTCAAGCTTCTTCACCGTGATATGGGTCCTCGTGACAGGTACCTCGGTCCGGAAGTTCCGGAAGAGGAGTTTATCTGGCAGGATCCGGTACCAAAGGTGGATTACACATTATCGGATTCGGAAATCGAAGAGCTAAAAGGGAAGATTCTCGAAACAGGTCTTTCTGTAAGCGAACTCGTCAAAACAGCCTGGGCTTCCGCAAGCACGTTCCGCAACTCAGATAAGCGGGGGGGCGCGAATGGTGCCCGCATCCGCCTTGAGCCACAGAAGGACTGGGATGCCAACGAACCTGAACAGCTTTCAAAAGTGCTGTCGGCATTTGAAGATCTTCAAAAAGACCTGGATAAAAATGTGAGCCTGGCTGATCTGATTGTCCTTGGCGGTAGTGCAGCTGTGGAAAAAGCGGCAAGAGATGCGGGCTTTGATGTAACGGTTCCGTTTACACCGGGGCGCGGAGACGCTGAACAGGAACAGACGGACGTAGAAAACTTTGAAGTACTTGAACCGCCGGCGGATGCTTTCCGCAACTACCAGAAGAAAGAGTATAGTATAAAACCGGAAGACCTGATGGTGGACAAGGCACAGCTGCTGGATCTGACTGCCACTGAAATGACGGTGCTGATCGGCGGGATGCGTGTTCTTGGTGCAAACCACAGTGGCACTGAGCATGGTGTCTTCACGGATCGTGTCGGTACACTTACGAATGACTTCTTTGTAAACCTTCTTGATATGGGGTTAGAGTGGAAGCCAGTAGACGGGGGGATCTACGAAGGACGCGACCGTAAGACAGGTGAAGTCAAGCGTACGGCAACGAGAGTGGACCTCGTCTTCGGTTCACACTCCATCCTTCGTGCTTATGCCGAAGTGTATGCCCAGGACGACAGCCAGGAGAAGTTTGTGAACGATTTTATCGCTGCCTGGGTGAAGGTTATGAACGCAGATCGTTTCGATCTTAAATAA
- a CDS encoding DUF2254 domain-containing protein translates to MWLFIRASYWFIPAIYGIIAIILAFLSHQIDQYLWGNPQLLDSIPPLFLSDFDLAYTLLGTIAASILTMTSISFSSILVVMTTYVTQFSPRSLQNFITDPHTQRILGVFISGFVYAIVLLLLTKQQAGITDVDVLISPVIAVLFAIISVGFFVFFVHHVAKWIQIRNLIESIYNDTIKVMDKFWENQKDVKPDDPWEDWEGEEILDKPCTQVKSRKSGYVQWIDLDGLKKQAEEDETIVELLYSHGDYLAGGLVVMNVYGDKKQVSEGNYSKRVIIGTERESIQDIRYGIVKLVEISVRSLSPGVNDPFTAIEGIKHLGHMLSALCKKAYLENYVHDSKRNVRVLKKVYEFKDYLYQSYFQIRHYGSSDSAILAAILDSLYEISTHGSDMIKKDVWSFTEYVIEGMEHHTFLDWDLSRLQEKLDRIAVISAPGRKDHVRLRQPKKGFDEHE, encoded by the coding sequence GTGTGGCTTTTTATCAGAGCAAGTTACTGGTTTATCCCGGCAATTTACGGCATCATCGCAATTATTCTTGCATTTTTAAGTCACCAGATCGATCAGTACTTATGGGGAAATCCTCAATTACTGGACAGCATTCCACCTCTCTTTCTGTCCGATTTCGACCTTGCCTACACGCTTTTAGGTACAATTGCCGCGTCCATTTTAACAATGACTTCCATTTCCTTTTCGTCCATTCTGGTAGTTATGACTACCTATGTGACGCAGTTTTCACCCCGCTCACTGCAAAACTTTATCACTGATCCCCATACACAGCGGATCCTCGGTGTGTTTATCAGTGGATTTGTATACGCAATTGTTCTCCTTCTTTTAACCAAACAACAGGCAGGGATAACGGATGTGGATGTACTCATCTCTCCCGTCATTGCTGTTTTGTTTGCAATTATTTCTGTTGGATTCTTTGTATTTTTTGTCCATCACGTCGCCAAATGGATTCAGATCAGGAACCTGATCGAGAGCATTTACAATGATACAATCAAAGTAATGGATAAGTTCTGGGAAAATCAGAAGGATGTTAAGCCCGATGATCCGTGGGAGGACTGGGAAGGAGAAGAGATTCTTGATAAGCCGTGTACACAGGTAAAGTCAAGAAAATCCGGCTATGTTCAGTGGATTGATCTTGACGGGCTGAAAAAGCAGGCGGAAGAGGACGAAACGATCGTGGAACTCCTTTATTCTCACGGGGATTACCTGGCTGGCGGGCTCGTGGTGATGAATGTTTACGGAGATAAAAAACAGGTGAGCGAGGGGAATTACAGCAAACGTGTGATTATCGGAACAGAGAGAGAAAGCATTCAGGACATCCGCTATGGCATTGTGAAACTGGTGGAGATCAGTGTGCGCTCCCTGTCACCTGGAGTAAATGATCCGTTTACTGCTATAGAAGGGATCAAGCATCTCGGCCATATGCTGTCTGCTTTATGTAAAAAAGCGTATTTGGAAAATTACGTACACGACAGTAAAAGGAATGTCCGTGTCCTTAAGAAAGTTTATGAGTTCAAGGACTATCTGTATCAGAGCTACTTTCAGATCCGGCATTACGGAAGCAGCGATTCTGCCATTCTCGCGGCAATCCTGGATTCCCTTTATGAAATTTCAACCCATGGCAGCGATATGATAAAAAAAGACGTATGGTCCTTTACTGAATATGTGATAGAGGGAATGGAGCATCATACGTTTCTGGACTGGGACCTTTCAAGACTTCAGGAAAAGCTTGACCGTATCGCTGTCATTTCAGCACCGGGCAGAAAGGATCACGTCCGTTTAAGGCAGCCGAAGAAAGGCTTCGATGAGCACGAATAA
- a CDS encoding GNAT family N-acetyltransferase: protein MIVKEMVSLSDMNHLLEESEKEGFRFLRRLADDYDTGANRFNELDEFLLGVYSGSGQLVAIGGLNRDPFSGDQAVGRIRRFYVSSEWRGRGIGRLLLNELIRQGKEHFHAFTLFTDTPEADKFYISCGFKKGTAFLKSTHFYLVCQESDFT, encoded by the coding sequence GTGATTGTTAAGGAAATGGTGTCATTGTCAGACATGAACCACCTGCTGGAGGAAAGTGAAAAAGAGGGCTTCAGGTTTTTACGGAGGCTGGCAGATGACTATGACACAGGGGCAAACAGATTTAATGAACTAGATGAGTTCCTTTTAGGAGTATATTCAGGTTCCGGACAGCTGGTGGCCATTGGCGGATTAAATCGCGATCCTTTTTCAGGTGATCAGGCTGTCGGCAGGATCAGAAGATTTTATGTGTCTTCTGAATGGCGCGGCCGGGGAATCGGGAGGCTGCTTCTAAACGAACTGATTAGGCAGGGGAAAGAGCATTTTCATGCCTTTACATTGTTTACGGATACTCCGGAGGCGGATAAGTTCTATATATCATGTGGATTTAAAAAAGGTACGGCTTTTCTGAAATCTACGCATTTTTATCTTGTATGCCAAGAAAGTGATTTTACTTGA
- a CDS encoding aminoglycoside phosphotransferase family protein, protein MDVKDIPNFKQAKSVREITKGFSHDKKLVIDEKYLVRIFSAEEGSDARKKEFETIKALSAHSARVPKAIEYGFLNKTREGYMVLSYLQGVDGEAALPCLSDKEQYHIGFEAGKELKNLHKLNAPDHITPWEKVKKKKSDRYLEELKTIPVAEELKEMLATYIKENEFLIQGRPNRFQHDDFHPSNLLIHNHSFSGIIDFQRMDWGDPVHDLYKTGFFSKQVSVPFSRGAVDGYLEDWGDDTFFWKLYALYSAMHLVSALVWCVKHTPDQFDKFHKYSLEVIDDHNGFTKTTPLWYR, encoded by the coding sequence ATGGATGTGAAAGACATACCGAATTTTAAGCAGGCAAAATCGGTCAGGGAGATTACAAAGGGGTTTTCCCATGATAAAAAGCTGGTGATCGACGAGAAATATCTCGTAAGGATTTTTTCCGCTGAGGAAGGGAGCGATGCGAGGAAGAAAGAGTTCGAAACAATTAAGGCTCTCTCTGCCCACTCAGCGAGAGTGCCCAAGGCAATTGAATATGGCTTTTTGAACAAAACGCGTGAAGGGTACATGGTGTTATCCTACCTTCAGGGGGTAGATGGGGAGGCGGCACTGCCGTGTCTGTCGGATAAAGAGCAGTACCATATCGGATTTGAAGCGGGAAAAGAACTGAAGAACCTGCACAAACTGAACGCGCCAGATCACATTACACCTTGGGAAAAGGTGAAGAAAAAAAAGAGCGACCGCTACCTTGAGGAGTTAAAAACAATCCCCGTGGCGGAAGAACTGAAGGAAATGCTGGCGACTTACATTAAAGAGAACGAGTTTCTGATACAGGGGCGGCCGAACCGTTTTCAGCACGATGATTTTCATCCTTCGAATCTTTTGATTCACAACCACTCGTTCTCGGGAATTATTGATTTTCAGCGGATGGACTGGGGGGACCCCGTTCATGATCTCTATAAGACCGGCTTTTTTTCCAAGCAGGTGAGTGTTCCGTTTTCACGGGGGGCAGTGGACGGGTACCTGGAAGACTGGGGCGATGATACATTCTTCTGGAAGCTTTATGCCTTGTACAGTGCGATGCACCTTGTGTCTGCACTCGTCTGGTGTGTAAAACATACACCCGATCAGTTTGACAAATTTCATAAATACTCTCTGGAAGTCATCGATGACCATAACGGATTCACTAAAACCACTCCCTTATGGTATAGGTAG
- a CDS encoding DUF1648 domain-containing protein, protein MKKKDIYLLAVSCVIIAVMFTLSTGYWNVLPDRIPSNFGITGEVRSYGSKGFIFLLPATGIFLLGAALPFYFYPQGINLPVKLTFEEKEQMKDILGPYLLTIMAYVMALFLYIQWGIIQVAMGVMEGIGFSFYIGFMSLFIISTVRATKKVKQRAAELRRTASED, encoded by the coding sequence ATGAAAAAGAAAGATATTTATTTACTGGCAGTCAGTTGTGTGATCATTGCAGTGATGTTCACCCTTTCAACCGGGTACTGGAATGTATTGCCTGACCGTATCCCAAGCAACTTTGGTATAACCGGTGAAGTGCGGTCGTATGGAAGTAAAGGGTTTATATTTCTCTTGCCCGCAACAGGGATCTTCCTTTTGGGGGCTGCACTTCCGTTTTATTTTTATCCTCAGGGAATCAACCTTCCTGTGAAATTAACATTTGAAGAAAAAGAACAAATGAAAGACATCCTGGGCCCGTACCTGTTGACGATAATGGCTTATGTTATGGCACTCTTTCTCTATATTCAGTGGGGGATCATACAGGTGGCCATGGGCGTAATGGAGGGAATTGGTTTTAGTTTCTACATTGGGTTTATGAGCCTTTTTATTATCAGTACTGTACGGGCGACGAAAAAAGTAAAGCAAAGAGCGGCCGAACTGAGACGCACAGCCTCGGAAGATTGA
- a CDS encoding class I SAM-dependent methyltransferase codes for MQNEYTYTDMLAYFGVTTAHPGGKNITARAIDLLPIVNGMKIAELGCGLGDTAHFLATEKGANVYGIDVHPVMIQKARERHKDAFDRKKLHFLHTDAASIPFPDESIDGIIAESVLSFSNVHDVLKECRRLLRPGGFFASLDLVCDPAFPIVEKKEYSSFYGMKQLYTMNEWHDLLKSYNMHVQHTIEENPANLPAGDIPELLLSDDVPLKCYEIMENHITMLEKNQPFTRYAYFICKKDDQMNLI; via the coding sequence GTGCAAAATGAGTATACGTATACAGACATGCTTGCGTATTTCGGCGTAACCACCGCCCATCCAGGCGGGAAAAACATCACCGCCCGTGCAATTGATCTGCTGCCCATCGTCAACGGAATGAAAATTGCTGAATTAGGCTGCGGCCTCGGGGACACTGCCCACTTTCTTGCAACAGAAAAAGGAGCGAACGTTTACGGCATTGACGTCCACCCAGTGATGATCCAAAAAGCTCGCGAACGTCACAAAGATGCTTTTGACAGAAAGAAACTTCACTTTCTCCACACCGATGCTGCCAGCATTCCCTTTCCCGATGAATCCATAGACGGGATTATCGCTGAAAGTGTACTGAGCTTTTCCAACGTCCACGATGTGTTAAAAGAATGCAGACGGCTTCTCAGGCCCGGGGGGTTTTTCGCTTCTCTGGACCTCGTATGCGACCCGGCATTTCCTATTGTCGAAAAAAAAGAGTACAGTTCCTTTTACGGTATGAAGCAACTCTACACAATGAATGAATGGCATGACCTTTTAAAAAGCTATAATATGCACGTACAGCACACCATTGAGGAGAACCCTGCAAACCTGCCTGCTGGCGATATTCCTGAACTTCTTCTCAGCGATGACGTTCCCCTTAAGTGCTATGAAATCATGGAAAATCACATCACCATGCTCGAAAAGAACCAGCCCTTCACCCGCTACGCCTACTTCATCTGCAAAAAAGACGACCAAATGAACCTCATCTAA
- a CDS encoding amidohydrolase family protein encodes MKTAYINGLFFTVNDNYDVYENGMLVVEGKLITYIGEYDQQEREKADEVVDLHGKWVLPGLVNTHSHIVMTILRGIGDDMLLKPWLERKIWPLEQQFTPEIGKTSALLGVSEMLKSGTTTFSDMFNPTGIDSDAIMEALSETGIRGAFSHTVFSFGSEGEQRQNLREAERFAKTYRHFADGRLTTMVAPHSPYTCSPQALEECARIAREYGVIAHIHVSETEGEIEEIVSRYGARPVEHISRTGLFNGPAVMAHGVVLNDEEREFLREKDVRVAHNPVSNLKLGSGVADVAGLLDAGIKVGIATDGVASNNNFDMFEEMRITALLQKGTRKNTTILPTETVLRLATKTGAQVLGMNHTGSLEKGKQADFITIDPADKPHLQPVSEAKSHLLYAAGGRDVSDVFIDGRQIVKNGECLTIDEERIISEINRLRKTLKE; translated from the coding sequence GTGAAAACAGCTTACATAAACGGTCTTTTTTTTACGGTAAATGATAATTACGATGTATATGAAAATGGCATGCTCGTAGTTGAGGGTAAGTTGATTACCTATATAGGGGAGTACGATCAACAGGAACGGGAGAAAGCAGACGAGGTTGTGGACCTGCATGGGAAATGGGTTTTGCCAGGTTTGGTAAACACGCACTCCCATATCGTGATGACCATTCTTCGGGGGATCGGGGATGACATGCTGTTAAAGCCATGGCTGGAGCGGAAAATCTGGCCACTGGAACAGCAGTTTACACCTGAAATTGGAAAGACCAGTGCTCTCCTTGGGGTATCTGAAATGCTCAAATCCGGAACGACGACCTTTTCGGATATGTTTAACCCGACAGGTATTGACAGCGATGCGATTATGGAAGCCCTAAGTGAGACAGGTATTCGCGGGGCTTTTTCCCACACGGTGTTCAGTTTCGGATCAGAAGGTGAGCAGAGGCAGAACCTGAGGGAAGCGGAGCGTTTTGCAAAAACGTACAGACATTTTGCCGATGGAAGGCTGACAACGATGGTTGCGCCTCACAGTCCGTATACATGCAGTCCACAGGCACTTGAGGAGTGCGCCCGGATAGCAAGGGAGTATGGGGTGATAGCTCACATCCACGTTTCGGAAACGGAAGGGGAAATTGAAGAGATCGTCAGTCGTTATGGCGCAAGACCTGTTGAACATATAAGCAGGACCGGTTTGTTCAACGGACCGGCCGTCATGGCTCACGGGGTAGTGTTAAATGATGAAGAAAGGGAATTCTTGAGGGAAAAAGACGTGAGAGTAGCCCATAACCCGGTGAGTAACCTGAAGCTTGGGTCCGGAGTGGCTGATGTGGCAGGTCTATTGGATGCAGGCATTAAAGTGGGGATTGCCACAGACGGGGTAGCGTCCAATAATAACTTCGATATGTTCGAGGAAATGAGGATTACAGCTCTGCTGCAAAAAGGAACGCGGAAAAACACCACCATTCTGCCGACAGAAACGGTACTGCGTCTGGCTACAAAAACAGGTGCGCAGGTGCTCGGCATGAATCATACAGGATCACTTGAAAAAGGAAAGCAGGCGGATTTTATCACCATTGATCCAGCGGATAAACCACATCTGCAGCCTGTTAGTGAAGCGAAGTCTCACCTCCTATACGCCGCCGGCGGCCGGGACGTGAGTGATGTGTTCATTGATGGCCGTCAGATTGTAAAAAACGGTGAGTGCCTCACCATTGATGAAGAACGTATCATTAGCGAAATAAACCGACTGCGAAAAACATTAAAAGAATAA